A window of the Lolium perenne isolate Kyuss_39 chromosome 7, Kyuss_2.0, whole genome shotgun sequence genome harbors these coding sequences:
- the LOC127312782 gene encoding uncharacterized protein — MGRRSNASPAGSGEPLLPEAAPPKGHGRDRSAMMQRTTSHANDELQWFRSCLRWVCMDHSAPGRAALSWLLFLLLAVVVPAVAHFLLAFRPSRRPFDAVVQLSLSAASGASFLCLSSSFRRIGLRRLLYLDKLQTKSDRVRLNYTARLAFSFRLLASLVAPCFAAEAAYKAWWYATSADRVPFFANDVLSDVVACSLEMASWMYRSAIYLLTCVLFRLICHLQGLRLEDFAGSLLVEVEEGRMGVERVLREHLDIRKQLKVISHRFRRFIVAALLIATASQFASVLLTTRHDSIDDLLHTGELALCSVVLMSGLTIILSSAAKITHQAQALTGQTTKWHACCTIEPAPEEEVDPGSNHNSMVEEYSESESDCASSEETGDDDILENTRFLQPHSTVISFQKRQALVTYLENNKAGITVFGFTLDRAYLHTIFMLEWTLFLWLLGKTIGFS, encoded by the exons ATGGGGCGGCGGTCCAACGCCTCGCCGGCGGGTTCCGGGGAGCCGCTGCTGCCGGAGGCAGCACCACCAAAGGGCCATGGCAGGGACAGGAGCGCGATGATGCAGCGGACGACGTCGCACGCGAACGACGAGCTGCAGTGGTTCCGGTCGTGCCTCCGGTGGGTGTGCATGGACCACTccgccccgggccgcgccgcgctCTCCTGGctgctcttcctcctcctcgccgtcgtCGTCCCTGCCGTCGCGCACTTCCTGCTCGCCTTccgcccctcgcgccgccccttCGACGCCGTCGTCCAGCTCTCGCTCTCCGCCGCCTCCGGTGCCAGCTTCCTCTgcctctcctcctccttccgCCGCATCGGGCTCCGCCGCCTGCTCTACCTCGACAAGCTGCAGACCAAGAGCGACCGCGTCAGGCTCAACTACACGGCGCGCCTCGCCTTCTCCTTCCGCCTCCTGGCGTCGCTCGTCGCGCCCTGCTTCGCCGCCGAGGCCGCCTACAAGGCCTGGTGGTACGCCACCTCCGCCGACCGCGTCCCCTTCTTCGCCAACGACGTCCTCAGCGACGTCGTCGCCTGCTCCCTCGAGATGGCGTCGTGGATGTACCGCAGCGCCATCTACCTCCTCACCTGCGTGCTCTTCAGGCTCATCTGCCACCTCCAGGGCCTCCGCCTCGAGGACTTCGCCGGCTCACTGCTCGTCGAGGTCGAGGAGGGCAGGATGGGGGTCGAGCGCGTCCTCAGGGAGCACCTCGACATCCGCAAGCAGCTCAAGGTCATCAGCCACCGGTTCCGAAGGTTCATCGTCGCCGCGCTGCTCATCGCCACCGCCAGCCAGTTCGCATCCGTGCTCCTCACCACCCGCCACGACTCCATCGACGACCTCCTCCACACCGGCGAGCTCGCG CTATGTTCAGTTGTGCTCATGTCTGGGCTCACCATAATCCTGAGCAGCGCCGCCAAGATCACTCATCAGGCTCAGGCCCTCACAGGCCAGACCACCAAGTGGCACGCCTGCTGCACTATCGAGCCAGCCCCAGAGGAAGAAGTCGATCCTGGATCCAACCACAACTCCATGGTGGAAGAGTACTCGGAGTCTGAGAGCGACTGCGCATCCAGCGAGGAGACCGGGGACGATGACATACTGGAGAACACCAGGTTCCTGCAGCCTCACTCAACCGTGATCTCCTTTCAGAAGAGGCAGGCACTAG TGACCTACCTGGAGAACAACAAAGCCGGCATCACGGTGTTCGGGTTCACGCTGGACCGGGCGTACCTCCACACGATATTCATGCTTGAGTGGACGCTCTTCTTGTGGCTCCTGGGGAAAACAATCGGGTTCTCGTGA
- the LOC127312781 gene encoding plant UBX domain-containing protein 3 isoform X2: MAAAGDATHAAPPAAEAQSLVDSFCAVTSATPAEAAFFLEGHNWALESAVRSFYDSSEADADADGPDPAPLPALPAARDGADSEDEDYVVDGGGDKDEDDEDYVAEDEEEDALAAASAAADERRRPAKRRKSSHGAPGGNGTASGTRNVRTLSDLGGGGKGAAESDGDEDEEDDEWAPPPELYTGGEKRDRSKRKNVGEEIFKQAQKKGAKLVPVPARRQSSSSRSFPGTSRLLTGEAVQPDAPQPPEEIVHNVYFWSNGFTVDDGPLRSFDDPEHASFLKSIKNNECPTELLADGRSRVQVNIVRKEEKCPEPVKRPAPFQGGGRSLATPSENSAPSAVTSSAATSSAATATTATKTITVDDSLPSTSLQIRFADGSRVVARFNTSHTISDVRAFVDATRPGEASDYTLQAGFPPKPLDDATKTIEEAGVANSVIIQRV; the protein is encoded by the exons atggccgccgccggagacgccaCCCACGCCGCGCCGCCGGCCGCGGAGGCGCAGTCGCTGGTGGACTCCTTCTGCGCCGTCACCTCCGCCACCCCCGCCGAGGCCGCCTTCTTCCTCGAGGGCCACAACTGGGCCCTCGAGTCCGCCGTCCGCTCCTTCTACGACTCCTCCGAGgccgacgccgacgccgacgGGCCCGATCCGGCGCCCCTGCCCGCGCTCCCGGCCGCTCGCGACGGCGCCGACTCCGAGGACGAGGACTAcgtcgtcgatggcggcggcgacaaggacgaggacgacgaggactaCGTggccgaggacgaggaggaggacgccctcGCCGCGGCGTCCGCGGCGGCGGATGAGAGGAGGAGGCCCGCGAAGAGGCGGAAGAGCAGCCACGGAGCCCCGGGCGGGAACGGGACCGCGAGTGGGACGCGGAACGTGAGGACGCTCTCCGATCTCGGCGGCGGTGGCAAGGGCGCCGCGGAGTCGGAcggggacgaggacgaggaggacgacgagtggGCGCCGCCGCCCGAGCTCTACACCGGCGGCGAGAAGAG AGACCGCTCGAAACGCAAAAATGTTGGGGAAGAGATTTTTAAACAAGCTCAGAAGAAGGGAGCTAAGCTAGTGCCAGTCCCAGCTCGCCGGCAATCTTCTAGCTCAAGGAGCTTCCCTGGGACTAGCAGACTTCTAACAGGTGAAGCTGTACAGCCTGACGCACCACAGCCACCAGAAGAAATTGTTCACAACGTCTACTTCTGGAGCAATGGGTTCACAGTAGATGATGGTCCACTCAGAAGTTTTGATGACCCAGAACATGCGTCCTTTTTAAAG AGCATCAAGAATAATGAATGCCCAACTGAGCTTCTTGCTGATGGGAGGTCAAGGGTGCAAGTAAATATTGTCCGTAAGGAAGAAAAGTGTCCT GAGCCAGTGAAGCGCCCTGCTCCATTTCAAGGAGGGGGCAGATCTCTGGCAACACCTTCTGAAAACTCTGCTCCTTCGGCTGTTACTTCTTCAGCTGCCACTTCTAGTGCAGCGACTGCCACCACTGCGACCAAGACAATCACAGTGGATGATTCTTTGCCATCAACCTCTCTACAGATCAGGTTTGCAGATGGCAGCCGTGTGGTTGCACGATTTAACACAAGCCACACGATCAGTGATGTGCGGGCATTTGTTGATGCAACAAGGCCAGGAGAAGCCAGTGACTACACATTGCAGGCCGGGTTCCCCCCTAAGCCACTTGATGATGCGACCAAGACCATTGAGGAAGCCGGTGTGGCCAACTCGGTGATCATTCAGAGAGTCTAG
- the LOC127312781 gene encoding plant UBX domain-containing protein 3 isoform X1 codes for MAAAGDATHAAPPAAEAQSLVDSFCAVTSATPAEAAFFLEGHNWALESAVRSFYDSSEADADADGPDPAPLPALPAARDGADSEDEDYVVDGGGDKDEDDEDYVAEDEEEDALAAASAAADERRRPAKRRKSSHGAPGGNGTASGTRNVRTLSDLGGGGKGAAESDGDEDEEDDEWAPPPELYTGGEKSGMVVRDRSKRKNVGEEIFKQAQKKGAKLVPVPARRQSSSSRSFPGTSRLLTGEAVQPDAPQPPEEIVHNVYFWSNGFTVDDGPLRSFDDPEHASFLKSIKNNECPTELLADGRSRVQVNIVRKEEKCPEPVKRPAPFQGGGRSLATPSENSAPSAVTSSAATSSAATATTATKTITVDDSLPSTSLQIRFADGSRVVARFNTSHTISDVRAFVDATRPGEASDYTLQAGFPPKPLDDATKTIEEAGVANSVIIQRV; via the exons atggccgccgccggagacgccaCCCACGCCGCGCCGCCGGCCGCGGAGGCGCAGTCGCTGGTGGACTCCTTCTGCGCCGTCACCTCCGCCACCCCCGCCGAGGCCGCCTTCTTCCTCGAGGGCCACAACTGGGCCCTCGAGTCCGCCGTCCGCTCCTTCTACGACTCCTCCGAGgccgacgccgacgccgacgGGCCCGATCCGGCGCCCCTGCCCGCGCTCCCGGCCGCTCGCGACGGCGCCGACTCCGAGGACGAGGACTAcgtcgtcgatggcggcggcgacaaggacgaggacgacgaggactaCGTggccgaggacgaggaggaggacgccctcGCCGCGGCGTCCGCGGCGGCGGATGAGAGGAGGAGGCCCGCGAAGAGGCGGAAGAGCAGCCACGGAGCCCCGGGCGGGAACGGGACCGCGAGTGGGACGCGGAACGTGAGGACGCTCTCCGATCTCGGCGGCGGTGGCAAGGGCGCCGCGGAGTCGGAcggggacgaggacgaggaggacgacgagtggGCGCCGCCGCCCGAGCTCTACACCGGCGGCGAGAAGAG TGGAATGGTTGTTAGAGACCGCTCGAAACGCAAAAATGTTGGGGAAGAGATTTTTAAACAAGCTCAGAAGAAGGGAGCTAAGCTAGTGCCAGTCCCAGCTCGCCGGCAATCTTCTAGCTCAAGGAGCTTCCCTGGGACTAGCAGACTTCTAACAGGTGAAGCTGTACAGCCTGACGCACCACAGCCACCAGAAGAAATTGTTCACAACGTCTACTTCTGGAGCAATGGGTTCACAGTAGATGATGGTCCACTCAGAAGTTTTGATGACCCAGAACATGCGTCCTTTTTAAAG AGCATCAAGAATAATGAATGCCCAACTGAGCTTCTTGCTGATGGGAGGTCAAGGGTGCAAGTAAATATTGTCCGTAAGGAAGAAAAGTGTCCT GAGCCAGTGAAGCGCCCTGCTCCATTTCAAGGAGGGGGCAGATCTCTGGCAACACCTTCTGAAAACTCTGCTCCTTCGGCTGTTACTTCTTCAGCTGCCACTTCTAGTGCAGCGACTGCCACCACTGCGACCAAGACAATCACAGTGGATGATTCTTTGCCATCAACCTCTCTACAGATCAGGTTTGCAGATGGCAGCCGTGTGGTTGCACGATTTAACACAAGCCACACGATCAGTGATGTGCGGGCATTTGTTGATGCAACAAGGCCAGGAGAAGCCAGTGACTACACATTGCAGGCCGGGTTCCCCCCTAAGCCACTTGATGATGCGACCAAGACCATTGAGGAAGCCGGTGTGGCCAACTCGGTGATCATTCAGAGAGTCTAG